The proteins below are encoded in one region of Brachyspira intermedia PWS/A:
- a CDS encoding galactokinase: MYNISQLKDFLKEKKMDEKFSSIYGGDAYSISEAYNRLSDTIKHFESIEKTQEIYVFSASGRTELSGNHTDHNNGCVLTASINLDKLAVVAKRDDNKIVVYTDYSNTPDIIDINDLNINKDEYGKSNALTRGVCAGIKNKGYNIGGCTVTLNNKVLIGSGLSSSASFESLIGEIQNALYNEDKISKVDIAKIGQYAENVYFGKPCGLMDQMGCSVGGIMSIDFKDNDNPIIEKVEYDFESKGYALMIVDAKGDHSGLTNEYAAIREEMNAVANYFGKKVCREITKKELIDNASKLRAEVGDRAIMRAYHFLEENERVINQINALKKDDINTYIKLMNESGLSSFMYLQNCYSVTSSKNMGVALGLTLTKDFLKGEGACRVHGGGFAGTIQALIPVNKVEEYKKYMNSIFGEGSAVKIRVRQSPVCEI; this comes from the coding sequence ATGTATAATATCAGCCAATTAAAAGACTTTTTAAAAGAAAAAAAGATGGATGAAAAATTTTCTTCTATTTACGGAGGTGATGCATATAGTATATCTGAAGCATATAACAGATTAAGCGATACTATAAAACATTTTGAAAGTATAGAAAAAACTCAGGAAATATATGTTTTTAGTGCTTCAGGAAGAACTGAACTTTCAGGTAATCATACAGACCATAATAATGGATGCGTATTAACAGCTTCTATAAATTTAGATAAGTTGGCAGTAGTGGCAAAAAGAGATGATAATAAAATAGTTGTTTATACTGATTATTCTAATACTCCTGACATTATAGATATTAATGACTTGAATATAAATAAAGATGAGTACGGAAAATCTAATGCTCTAACAAGAGGCGTTTGTGCAGGAATTAAAAACAAAGGATACAATATAGGCGGATGTACAGTAACTTTAAATAATAAAGTACTTATAGGAAGTGGATTAAGTAGTTCAGCAAGCTTTGAATCTTTGATTGGTGAAATACAGAATGCTCTATACAATGAAGATAAAATAAGCAAAGTTGATATAGCAAAAATTGGGCAGTATGCTGAAAATGTTTATTTTGGAAAGCCTTGCGGACTTATGGATCAAATGGGTTGTTCTGTAGGCGGTATTATGTCTATAGACTTCAAAGATAATGATAACCCTATAATAGAAAAAGTTGAATACGATTTTGAAAGTAAAGGTTATGCTCTTATGATAGTTGATGCTAAAGGAGATCATAGCGGACTTACAAATGAATATGCTGCTATAAGAGAAGAAATGAATGCTGTTGCAAATTATTTCGGGAAAAAAGTATGCAGAGAAATAACTAAAAAAGAATTGATTGATAATGCTTCTAAATTAAGAGCAGAAGTTGGTGACAGAGCTATAATGAGAGCTTATCACTTTTTAGAGGAAAATGAAAGAGTAATCAATCAAATAAATGCACTTAAAAAAGATGATATAAATACATACATAAAACTTATGAATGAATCAGGGCTTTCAAGCTTCATGTATTTACAAAACTGCTATTCTGTTACAAGTTCAAAAAATATGGGAGTAGCTTTAGGACTTACTCTAACAAAAGACTTCTTAAAAGGAGAAGGTGCTTGCCGTGTACATGGAGGCGGATTTGCTGGAACTATACAGGCTTTAATACCTGTAAATAAAGTTGAAGAATATAAAAAATACATGAATTCAATATTTGGTGAAGGAAGTGCTGTAAAAATAAGAGTAAGACAATCTCCTGTTTGTGAAATCTAA
- a CDS encoding flavodoxin family protein, whose amino-acid sequence MKITVIHGQNHKGSTYNVAKMLYDRLGGEVTEFFLPRDFNSFCVGCNNCFIKSETLCPHYDKLKPITDAMDDADIIILASPVYVYHVTGAMKAFLDHYGYRWIVHRPNESMFKKQVVCISTAAGGGMKNTCKDMADSTFFWGVAKTYSYGFAVREVTWNNVKDEIKDSIARKMDLAAEKIKREYGKVKPSIKTKIFFKIIKSLHKKKNFTENDFNYWNERGWLKNTVPWKN is encoded by the coding sequence ATGAAAATAACAGTCATACATGGACAGAATCATAAAGGTTCAACATACAATGTAGCAAAAATGCTTTATGATAGATTAGGAGGAGAAGTTACAGAGTTTTTTCTTCCTAGAGACTTTAATTCTTTTTGTGTAGGCTGTAATAATTGTTTTATAAAATCTGAAACTTTATGTCCTCATTATGATAAATTAAAACCTATTACAGATGCTATGGATGATGCTGATATAATAATATTAGCAAGTCCTGTGTATGTGTACCATGTAACAGGTGCTATGAAGGCTTTTTTAGATCATTATGGTTATAGATGGATAGTTCACAGACCAAATGAATCTATGTTTAAAAAACAGGTTGTATGTATCTCTACTGCTGCAGGTGGAGGAATGAAAAATACTTGTAAGGATATGGCAGACAGTACTTTCTTTTGGGGTGTAGCGAAAACATATAGCTATGGATTTGCGGTAAGAGAAGTTACTTGGAATAATGTTAAAGATGAAATAAAAGATTCTATTGCAAGAAAGATGGATTTAGCTGCAGAAAAAATAAAAAGGGAATATGGTAAAGTTAAGCCATCTATAAAAACAAAGATATTTTTTAAAATAATAAAATCATTGCATAAAAAGAAAAATTTCACTGAGAATGACTTTAATTATTGGAATGAGAGAGGCTGGCTAAAAAATACTGTGCCTTGGAAAAATTAA
- a CDS encoding DUF342 domain-containing protein, which produces MAKEVTTQTLSIDPNNYEFYYDNLVNTREIYDQIVDVDSNDQNLYEELLKNYVRPGDAVLKSISKREGVKASKNVKFDKMTGLYKSTVYGYVFYDELKSVSVIPVINVADKWRGVMVLPPQKRQKKQLVLEEIQTIISQIPIKLMVNYDKITELVEYNLKYDEGVMCVFVEGRKPIDGNVQKVILDYDFTLDSGKESETGAIDFKERGFIHNIEAGVQIAHFMEEKPSIDGLDIYDVLMEAHHDDDPCYKLGKNVVVDSDGITIRSGIRGILSNHNNTLSVSTVAEIDKVDLSTGNIEVNGSLIIKDNVAPGFSIKTEGDIYVHGNIEDAYIECAGNLIVSGGIIGGPNSTIHVNGKMYSQFIRNANIICKGDLLSQQLVNAEIAGNDRVIVLEGKGVIIGGNVKALNGVWAKSIGSMSESKTTITVGRDAEADAEFKNIVSTVKTNKEEMSKIKSLLGTEYFKNPKAFIQRIPPNKREGIKDILRRITNLVRETAQLEARRDEMSAEFEKLSHSSITSMEGFFPGVTIYISSMRKYISKKISGTEYFYSKELRDISEKAPKLLPLEEYDFPREIKRD; this is translated from the coding sequence ATGGCTAAAGAAGTTACAACACAAACATTATCAATTGATCCTAATAATTATGAATTTTATTATGATAATCTTGTAAATACAAGAGAAATTTACGATCAAATTGTTGATGTTGATAGCAATGATCAAAATTTATATGAGGAACTTTTAAAAAATTATGTTCGTCCTGGAGATGCCGTATTAAAATCAATTTCAAAACGAGAAGGTGTAAAAGCTAGTAAAAATGTAAAATTTGATAAAATGACAGGACTTTATAAAAGTACTGTTTATGGATATGTATTTTATGATGAGCTTAAATCTGTTTCTGTTATACCTGTTATCAATGTAGCTGATAAATGGAGAGGGGTAATGGTTCTTCCTCCTCAAAAGCGTCAGAAAAAACAGCTTGTACTTGAGGAAATACAAACTATTATATCTCAAATACCTATCAAATTAATGGTTAATTATGATAAAATAACTGAACTTGTAGAGTATAATTTGAAATATGATGAAGGCGTTATGTGTGTCTTTGTTGAGGGCAGAAAACCTATAGATGGTAATGTTCAGAAAGTAATACTTGATTATGATTTTACTTTAGATAGCGGAAAAGAATCAGAAACAGGAGCTATAGACTTTAAAGAGAGAGGTTTTATCCATAATATAGAAGCAGGAGTTCAAATAGCTCACTTTATGGAAGAAAAACCTTCTATTGATGGACTTGATATATATGATGTTTTAATGGAAGCTCATCATGATGATGATCCTTGTTATAAATTAGGCAAAAACGTTGTTGTCGATTCTGATGGTATTACTATTAGAAGCGGTATAAGAGGAATATTAAGCAATCATAATAATACTTTATCAGTAAGTACTGTAGCAGAAATAGATAAGGTAGATTTATCAACTGGTAATATAGAAGTTAATGGTTCTCTTATTATTAAAGATAATGTTGCTCCGGGATTCTCTATAAAAACAGAGGGTGATATATATGTACATGGCAATATTGAGGATGCATATATAGAATGTGCCGGTAATTTAATAGTTTCCGGAGGTATAATAGGAGGTCCTAACAGTACAATTCATGTTAATGGAAAGATGTATTCTCAATTCATTAGGAATGCCAATATAATATGTAAAGGTGATTTATTATCTCAGCAGCTTGTTAATGCTGAAATAGCTGGAAATGATAGAGTTATAGTATTGGAAGGTAAGGGCGTTATTATCGGTGGTAATGTAAAGGCTTTGAATGGTGTTTGGGCTAAAAGTATTGGCTCTATGAGTGAATCAAAAACTACAATTACAGTTGGCAGAGATGCTGAGGCTGATGCAGAGTTTAAAAATATTGTTTCAACAGTTAAAACAAATAAAGAAGAAATGAGTAAGATTAAATCCCTTTTAGGTACAGAGTATTTCAAAAATCCAAAAGCATTTATTCAAAGAATACCGCCTAATAAAAGAGAAGGAATAAAAGATATACTTAGAAGAATTACAAATCTTGTAAGAGAAACAGCTCAATTAGAGGCTAGAAGAGATGAAATGAGTGCTGAATTTGAAAAATTATCTCATAGCAGCATTACTTCTATGGAAGGATTTTTCCCTGGAGTTACAATATATATTTCAAGTATGAGAAAATATATATCTAAAAAGATTTCAGGAACAGAGTATTTCTATTCAAAAGAACTTAGAGATATTTCAGAGAAAGCTCCTAAATTATTACCTTTAGAAGAATATGATTTCCCTAGAGAAATAAAAAGAGATTAA
- a CDS encoding class I SAM-dependent methyltransferase: MENKECEFCGSTKSEVYIKTDLVSYNKCLNCGLIYQYPVLSQEEINDIYSDNYFEYEVANQENFFGLMKLAMKDIGFDKIESELPNKNVLDIGCATGMMLNYLKTKGYNAQGIEICSSSAEYARKNYGITVHEKPLLDVGFESDYFSFIHFSHVIEHVPNPADTLKEIYRILAKGGYLAITTPNADGMFAKKYGGAWRAVMPQHLWLFSKTTLSKYMKSIGFNIISDFSWGSIPIEKKPNKIIKTFFDKYVKLFNRGDVMLFLCKKV, encoded by the coding sequence GTGGAAAACAAAGAATGTGAATTTTGCGGTAGTACTAAGTCTGAAGTTTATATAAAAACAGATTTAGTAAGCTACAATAAATGTTTAAATTGTGGACTTATATATCAGTATCCTGTTTTGAGTCAGGAAGAAATAAATGATATATATAGTGATAATTATTTTGAATATGAGGTAGCCAATCAGGAAAATTTTTTTGGTCTTATGAAGCTCGCTATGAAAGATATAGGCTTTGACAAAATAGAAAGCGAACTTCCTAATAAAAATGTTCTTGATATAGGCTGTGCTACAGGTATGATGTTAAATTATTTGAAGACTAAAGGTTATAATGCACAAGGTATTGAAATATGCTCATCATCTGCTGAGTATGCTAGAAAAAATTATGGTATAACAGTGCATGAAAAACCTTTGCTTGATGTAGGATTTGAAAGTGATTATTTTTCTTTCATACATTTTTCACATGTTATAGAACATGTTCCTAATCCAGCAGACACTCTTAAAGAAATTTACAGAATACTTGCAAAAGGCGGATATTTAGCAATCACAACACCAAATGCTGATGGTATGTTTGCTAAAAAATATGGAGGAGCTTGGAGAGCTGTAATGCCGCAGCATCTATGGCTATTTTCAAAGACTACATTGTCTAAATATATGAAAAGTATAGGTTTTAATATAATCAGTGATTTTTCTTGGGGGTCTATACCTATAGAGAAGAAACCCAATAAAATTATTAAAACTTTTTTTGATAAATATGTTAAATTATTTAATAGAGGAGATGTTATGCTCTTCTTATGTAAAAAAGTTTGA
- a CDS encoding PASTA domain-containing protein produces MAKVKEFFNKIISFIKKIIYKILPDGIISDPKSFLVFRRLILFAVLLFVLQGIVVTLIVFIVVKSGGESFELPDVQGKEIFEAFNLLEKEGMNLNVQTHYFNNYPLGTIVSQEPKGGVKVKRGRTVYLVVNVAEQALVKMPDVTGMKYDKALSIISNDVLNTMTNVNILPKVTITDDMYENDVVLSQIPAADEVVGVNTEIILTVNNK; encoded by the coding sequence ATGGCTAAAGTAAAAGAATTTTTTAATAAAATAATATCCTTTATAAAAAAAATCATCTATAAAATTTTACCTGATGGAATAATCAGTGATCCTAAGTCATTTTTAGTATTTAGAAGATTGATACTTTTCGCTGTTTTGCTTTTTGTTTTGCAAGGTATCGTTGTAACTTTAATAGTATTTATAGTTGTTAAATCTGGAGGAGAATCTTTTGAACTTCCAGATGTTCAAGGAAAAGAAATATTTGAAGCATTTAATTTATTGGAAAAAGAGGGTATGAATCTTAATGTGCAGACACATTATTTTAATAATTACCCATTAGGTACTATTGTAAGTCAGGAGCCTAAAGGCGGAGTAAAGGTTAAAAGAGGAAGAACTGTATATTTGGTAGTTAATGTTGCTGAACAAGCTCTTGTAAAAATGCCGGATGTTACAGGTATGAAGTATGATAAAGCTCTTAGTATAATTAGTAATGATGTTTTAAATACTATGACAAATGTTAATATTCTTCCTAAAGTAACCATAACTGATGATATGTACGAAAATGATGTTGTATTATCACAAATTCCTGCTGCAGATGAAGTAGTAGGTGTTAATACTGAGATAATTTTAACAGTTAATAACAAATAA
- the fmt gene encoding methionyl-tRNA formyltransferase — MYNVIVAGSTDFTRDCILQLMELDNVNLNGVIAPIDTKKDRKGNIINSPVVEIALEKHLNLFQPESINKDDFYNILLDLSPDFLIVVAYGKILNKRTLSLPKIMPLNIHGSLLPVLRGASPVEHALLYGFEKSGTTLQKMDMKLDEGDIILQHEVNIDKDWKFNDLYDKIKESGVYLLKEFFKDTNKHISNMIKQDDALATYCSKIKKEDGKLDFSKDALSLHNMTRAFVRWPTAYCFYKDVSIKVFNSEYICKLDNNTDFGKIVDINNNGIYINALNGIYVIKELQREGKKRQTVKEFLCGNKLVVGEYFN, encoded by the coding sequence ATGTATAATGTTATAGTAGCTGGTTCAACCGATTTTACAAGAGATTGTATCTTACAATTAATGGAATTAGATAATGTTAATCTTAATGGAGTAATAGCTCCTATAGATACTAAAAAAGATAGAAAGGGTAATATTATCAATTCTCCTGTAGTAGAAATTGCATTAGAGAAACATCTTAATCTTTTTCAGCCTGAAAGCATAAATAAAGATGATTTCTATAATATTCTGTTAGATTTATCCCCTGATTTTTTAATAGTGGTAGCTTATGGTAAAATTCTAAATAAGAGAACTTTATCATTGCCTAAGATTATGCCTCTTAATATTCATGGCTCTCTTTTGCCTGTACTTAGAGGTGCTAGTCCTGTTGAGCATGCTTTACTTTATGGATTTGAAAAAAGCGGAACTACTTTACAGAAAATGGATATGAAATTGGATGAAGGCGATATTATACTTCAGCATGAGGTTAATATAGATAAAGATTGGAAGTTTAATGATTTATATGATAAAATAAAAGAAAGCGGAGTATATTTGCTTAAAGAGTTTTTCAAAGATACTAATAAGCATATATCTAATATGATAAAGCAAGATGATGCATTGGCTACGTATTGCAGTAAAATCAAGAAAGAAGATGGTAAGCTTGATTTTTCAAAAGATGCACTTAGTTTGCATAATATGACAAGGGCTTTTGTTAGATGGCCTACAGCTTACTGTTTTTACAAAGATGTTTCTATAAAAGTTTTTAATAGTGAATATATATGTAAATTAGATAATAATACTGATTTTGGCAAGATAGTTGATATTAATAATAATGGTATTTATATAAATGCTCTTAATGGAATATATGTTATAAAGGAACTTCAAAGAGAAGGAAAAAAAAGACAGACTGTTAAAGAGTTTTTATGCGGAAATAAACTAGTTGTTGGAGAATATTTTAATTAA
- a CDS encoding ankyrin repeat domain-containing protein, whose product MENLDNNNNLDNSNENNNLINNNQNNSNNNINSNIQRIDKAKEAEENKKYIFKVAVVACAIVFVLLVGAGILVGLFLFVKSKSDMEKMVINYEIYSEEIYKKKYGDSIVKEMVNNNGADVNETGDNNQSPLFYAVQNNNIKAVEFLIENKADAEIANDSGITPLILAISNNNTKIAELLIKEGKANVYGSYTGNDIAKYPMYYAVAQTNKTMIELLLKNSFDLKREPSLLSYAIANSDESIVRYLIDNGADINYKNADGTTVLYNAVLSLNPALVDYFVSKGAKIEDAGESDMYGNIIMAAAGSKFNNTSSSPVDLVLVQQKSADSAKVMGKIITNINKNTLNRLINGKNALIIAAGNSYIDTVKVLLTNGADVNSADNDGWTSLMYAANNGDIELAKVLIENKANVNAKSYEEKTPLLYAMNSPIESSRNDMINLLIENKANINVEDSNGLSPLTVAVMNNDVELTKLLIANKANLSVVTKDGESLIEYAINNDNVDLLQILVEAGADINYAGISSYTPLMIAAKSGAENIARILLTQKVDINAVDKYGDTALHIASEYSKLPIVRMLLEKKPNLNIQDQNGDTPLHKAVNSGSVDIVSELVLSGADVMVRNNRGNYPIDIARDNNNSAIFEILKEAEEKQNNN is encoded by the coding sequence ATGGAAAATTTGGATAATAACAATAATTTAGATAATAGTAATGAAAATAATAATTTGATTAATAATAATCAAAATAATTCAAATAATAATATAAATTCTAATATTCAAAGAATAGATAAAGCTAAAGAAGCTGAAGAAAATAAAAAATATATATTTAAAGTAGCCGTAGTAGCTTGTGCTATTGTATTCGTACTTCTTGTAGGTGCTGGTATACTTGTAGGTTTATTCTTATTTGTAAAGAGCAAATCTGATATGGAGAAAATGGTTATAAACTATGAAATATACAGTGAGGAAATATATAAGAAAAAGTACGGAGATAGTATTGTAAAAGAAATGGTTAATAATAATGGTGCTGATGTTAATGAAACAGGTGATAATAATCAAAGCCCATTATTTTATGCTGTACAAAATAATAATATAAAAGCTGTAGAATTTTTAATAGAAAATAAAGCAGATGCAGAAATAGCTAATGATTCAGGAATTACTCCTTTAATACTAGCTATAAGCAATAATAATACAAAAATTGCTGAACTTCTTATAAAAGAAGGAAAAGCCAATGTGTACGGTTCTTATACAGGTAATGATATAGCAAAATATCCAATGTATTATGCTGTTGCTCAAACTAATAAAACTATGATAGAACTTTTATTAAAAAATTCATTTGATTTAAAAAGAGAACCTTCACTTTTAAGTTATGCTATTGCTAATAGTGATGAAAGTATAGTTCGTTATTTAATAGATAATGGGGCAGATATCAATTATAAAAATGCCGATGGAACTACTGTACTTTATAATGCAGTTTTATCGCTTAATCCTGCATTAGTAGATTATTTTGTATCTAAAGGTGCTAAAATAGAAGATGCTGGTGAAAGCGATATGTATGGAAATATAATAATGGCTGCAGCAGGATCTAAATTCAATAATACAAGTTCATCTCCTGTTGATTTAGTATTAGTTCAGCAGAAATCTGCAGACAGTGCCAAAGTTATGGGTAAAATAATTACAAATATCAATAAAAATACTTTAAATAGACTTATAAATGGTAAAAATGCATTAATAATAGCTGCTGGAAATTCATATATAGATACTGTAAAAGTGCTTCTTACAAATGGGGCTGATGTAAATTCGGCAGATAATGATGGATGGACTTCTTTAATGTATGCTGCTAATAATGGAGATATTGAACTTGCTAAAGTTTTAATAGAAAATAAAGCCAATGTTAATGCTAAAAGCTATGAAGAGAAAACACCTCTTTTATATGCTATGAACAGTCCTATAGAATCAAGCAGAAATGATATGATAAATCTTTTAATAGAAAATAAAGCAAACATCAATGTAGAAGATAGTAATGGGCTTAGTCCTTTAACTGTTGCTGTTATGAATAATGATGTTGAGCTTACAAAGTTATTAATAGCTAATAAAGCTAATCTTTCAGTTGTAACTAAAGACGGAGAGAGCTTAATAGAATATGCTATTAATAATGATAATGTTGATTTACTTCAAATCTTAGTAGAGGCAGGTGCTGATATAAACTATGCTGGTATATCAAGTTATACTCCTTTAATGATAGCTGCTAAAAGCGGAGCTGAAAATATAGCTAGAATATTATTAACTCAGAAAGTAGATATTAATGCTGTTGATAAATATGGTGATACAGCTTTGCATATAGCCTCTGAATATTCAAAACTTCCTATTGTAAGAATGTTATTAGAAAAGAAGCCCAATCTTAATATACAAGATCAAAATGGAGATACTCCTTTACATAAAGCTGTTAATTCTGGAAGTGTTGATATAGTAAGCGAATTAGTATTATCTGGTGCTGATGTTATGGTTAGAAATAACAGAGGAAACTATCCTATTGATATAGCTAGAGATAATAATAACAGTGCTATATTTGAGATATTAAAAGAAGCCGAAGAAAAACAGAATAATAATTAA
- a CDS encoding ABC transporter substrate-binding protein — MKLNNKILYKFPILILFIILLSCSNSQEEIEQKEIDRGGALIDKIIYEVRTDMTIAIKDVADGRADLMASGIDGSTYLSLGETDLEKLDTYAVPSGSWSLLFNPVPNKAPYTVTTRDGKTHFNPLAIKEVRFAMNFLIDRKKLVDEILRGAGQPSFTQATPGQPGTYRYNLIPSKMGMTENGNQEKALNDINKAMEKAANLPENRGKLVKENGWWKYNGEVVTIKFVIRVDDPTGRLPAGNAISDLIEKTGIKVEKLLYDRNKSTQVVYGSDPKDYEWNIITEAWGAGATRAWWDVTLRQMYVREGNYMPGGNVAEFWNYDNKEASRISDKNSNGWFLTADEYWTGNMRLQEIGLQDAVRIYLNSQTQFFVANKERFNRRMLYGVGDGINDWSIRSADIKPNRNGEKVLRVLQHSAQGSLFISPWDPVGVGGFSDAYSAIMIGPCSDAGASFESPSTAKTEFILGEADTNSLEIEVRAGNNGIPVGTVKVPQNAKMYNPYTQKWEEGLTVKVNDKGELVYTKSDNLTAYVKCDFKPRSFKWHHGIDSSLVDLMYGSVFIANIITKTNENDKYYDSAMAGRYLSAMDGAVGSVINEDGSFTVYGNYYWPMDMNRQIGIASVGPKIGNPNRNTVIPFEINEAIMKIVLEGSKSGNVYTISQDQSLTSIDVKNPTCVSDIKEKLIEMRDSQYIPAGIEDFITKEEAVKRYQAAIDFIDKYGHAYISNGPFFISRIDSKANYIELSAFKDYGYTAEYWIEKLSTKMSRIEDIDMPAIANRNNDMNINIYVSSYNYPDNALEMPDPNTTVKVLLQLPNGGEREYNAVLENDVFKLTISKEELASLPRGNYIVVIESYIADETPYIETRNFVLQ, encoded by the coding sequence ATGAAATTGAATAATAAAATTTTATATAAATTTCCTATATTAATACTATTTATAATATTATTGTCATGTTCCAACAGCCAGGAAGAAATTGAACAGAAAGAAATAGACAGAGGCGGTGCATTAATAGATAAAATAATATATGAAGTGAGAACTGACATGACAATAGCTATTAAAGATGTAGCAGATGGCAGAGCTGATTTAATGGCGAGCGGAATAGACGGAAGTACATATTTATCATTAGGTGAAACTGATTTAGAGAAACTCGATACTTATGCAGTACCTTCAGGTTCATGGTCTTTACTATTTAATCCAGTACCGAATAAAGCCCCATATACAGTTACAACAAGAGATGGTAAAACTCATTTTAATCCTTTGGCTATAAAAGAAGTAAGATTTGCTATGAATTTCTTAATTGATAGAAAAAAGCTTGTTGATGAAATTTTAAGAGGAGCAGGACAGCCTTCATTTACACAAGCTACACCAGGACAGCCGGGTACTTATAGATATAATCTTATACCTTCAAAAATGGGTATGACAGAAAACGGCAATCAGGAAAAAGCTCTTAATGATATAAATAAAGCTATGGAAAAAGCTGCTAATCTTCCAGAGAATAGAGGAAAACTAGTAAAAGAAAATGGCTGGTGGAAATATAACGGAGAAGTAGTAACTATTAAATTTGTTATAAGGGTTGATGATCCTACAGGAAGACTTCCGGCAGGTAATGCTATATCAGATTTAATAGAAAAGACAGGAATAAAAGTTGAAAAATTATTATATGACAGAAATAAATCTACACAGGTTGTATATGGATCAGACCCAAAAGATTATGAATGGAATATTATAACAGAGGCTTGGGGAGCAGGTGCTACTCGTGCTTGGTGGGATGTTACATTAAGACAGATGTATGTAAGAGAAGGCAATTATATGCCTGGTGGTAATGTTGCAGAGTTTTGGAATTATGACAATAAAGAGGCTTCAAGAATAAGCGATAAGAATTCAAATGGCTGGTTTTTAACTGCTGATGAATATTGGACTGGTAATATGCGTTTGCAGGAAATAGGACTTCAAGATGCAGTTAGAATATATTTAAACTCTCAAACTCAGTTTTTTGTGGCAAATAAAGAAAGATTTAATAGAAGAATGCTTTATGGTGTAGGAGATGGTATAAATGATTGGTCTATAAGAAGTGCTGATATAAAACCAAATAGAAATGGTGAAAAAGTATTAAGAGTTCTTCAGCATTCTGCACAAGGTTCATTATTTATAAGTCCTTGGGATCCTGTGGGAGTTGGAGGATTTTCTGATGCTTATTCTGCTATAATGATAGGACCTTGTTCTGATGCTGGTGCTTCATTTGAATCTCCTTCTACAGCAAAAACAGAATTCATACTTGGTGAGGCTGATACTAATAGTTTAGAAATAGAAGTGAGAGCAGGAAATAATGGAATACCTGTTGGTACTGTGAAAGTTCCGCAAAATGCTAAAATGTACAATCCTTATACTCAGAAATGGGAAGAGGGTTTAACTGTTAAAGTTAATGATAAAGGTGAATTGGTTTATACAAAATCAGATAATCTTACTGCTTATGTAAAATGTGATTTCAAGCCTAGAAGTTTTAAATGGCATCATGGAATAGATTCATCTTTGGTTGATTTAATGTATGGAAGTGTATTCATTGCTAATATAATAACAAAAACTAATGAAAACGATAAATATTATGATTCAGCTATGGCTGGAAGATATCTTTCTGCTATGGACGGAGCAGTTGGAAGTGTTATAAATGAGGACGGAAGTTTTACTGTTTATGGAAATTATTATTGGCCTATGGATATGAACAGACAAATAGGTATTGCCTCAGTAGGCCCCAAAATAGGTAATCCTAATAGAAATACCGTTATTCCATTCGAGATAAATGAAGCTATAATGAAAATTGTTCTTGAAGGTTCTAAATCTGGAAATGTTTATACTATTTCACAGGATCAGTCTTTAACTTCTATAGATGTAAAAAATCCTACATGCGTATCTGACATAAAAGAAAAATTGATAGAAATGCGTGATTCTCAATATATACCTGCTGGAATAGAAGATTTTATAACAAAAGAAGAAGCTGTTAAAAGATATCAGGCTGCTATTGATTTTATAGATAAATATGGACATGCTTATATATCAAATGGTCCTTTCTTTATTTCTAGAATAGATTCTAAAGCTAATTATATAGAATTGAGTGCATTTAAAGATTATGGTTACACTGCTGAATATTGGATTGAAAAATTATCTACAAAAATGAGCAGAATAGAAGATATTGACATGCCCGCTATAGCAAATAGAAATAATGACATGAATATAAATATTTATGTTTCTTCATATAATTATCCTGATAATGCTTTGGAGATGCCTGACCCTAATACAACAGTAAAAGTTTTGCTTCAATTACCTAATGGAGGTGAAAGGGAATATAATGCTGTTTTAGAAAATGATGTATTCAAACTTACCATATCAAAAGAGGAATTAGCATCACTTCCTAGAGGAAATTATATTGTTGTTATAGAATCATATATTGCAGATGAGACACCTTATATAGAAACTAGGAATTTTGTATTACAATAG